In Crassostrea angulata isolate pt1a10 chromosome 4, ASM2561291v2, whole genome shotgun sequence, one genomic interval encodes:
- the LOC128181265 gene encoding uncharacterized protein LOC128181265 gives MGRSSKESRSGSLSSDKTETESSSSGSGRMERIRPERTPRQKVQSVWRNVRWAESFPDESLSMESTELTPNFALRRIVLLFETKKYDECATLIRRLNCVTFGNILQEVPMEVLLDSMPFSLSILEALYVKLSETTLETFPKDQLHMDLLVKRMVACFARMSQSGNRAEKNCNSYYPSCRNILRVVSFVDPNIKQQLKQKKKALDRCLKHMGQHGLVESSCGSLMNLHDSLKQELDKIVFQYRNALQKLDEMSLSAKHPTSSSVTSGKAPTEVSHQRLMQMTRSDVQVRIIKNRTLFNIVEPAVTNQCLKKLFHILEKRIEYDKVALFHDTELRKYCDNISDDAYMSVVMKQFSQGYSIVLQLLREVSELDEATSEDDGGMVSSDDDIMTPITRMDRSRTFNGFTHVLPHKANGGSTGYKRMRGRLRPSIISGPFPCKPETAPSNGLVNGHATVVPSSLSSLTSVFLTNGSRHSNGYSDTVEKLEQEVNNLKVELQKSQEAVKKLQDREKQLQERLSTEAHSLFNGGLNGHFEDLSLASRPSELVRQYGDLYSRIRMDALDALDRIGQLDDLSVLKEKILFSVVVLSFRGAQQAVHELRGKVRHLLNLPHPDAHRNQFDPLCNHMEIQVAQYLCKTAGNFDVSLTIEEVCSQIYATLYDYPVLKDCQGLRSYVAACVQVAWGLSVQNPPFLIMYDARQFHPDLHVRFHTSDPESVAIKNFLWPALTEGYNGPCVYKGVVIT, from the exons ACGGAGAGCTCAAGTTCCGGTTCCGGGAGGATGGAGCGGATACGACCGGAGAGGACGCCGAGACAAAAAGTGCAGTCTGTGTGGCGCAACGTCCGCTGGGCCGAATCCTTCCCCGATGAATCTCTATCCATGGAATCTACAGAACTGACTCCAAACTTCGCCCTCCGGAGAATAGTGTTGCTTTTCGAGACCAAAAAATACGATGAATGCGCAACCCTCATCAGGCGATTAAATTGTGTTACTTTTGGAAATATTCTGCAAGAAGTTCCCATGGAAGTGCTATTAGACTCCATGCCGTTTAGTCTTTCTATTTTAGAGGCGCTATATGTGAAACTTTCTGAAACAACATTGGAAACATTTCCAAAGGATCAGTTGCATATGGACCTCTTGGTTAAAAGGATGGTTGCTTGTTTCGCTAGAATGTCCCAATCTGGCAACAGAGCAGAGAAAAATTGCAACAGTTACTACCCGTCCTGTAGAAACATTTTACGTGTCGTTTCATTTGTAGATCCAAATATAAAGCAACAGTTAAAGCAGAAAAAGAAAGCGTTGGACaggtgtttaaaacatatgGGTCAGCACGGCCTCGTCGAATCATCTTGCGGAAGTCTTATGAATCTACACGATTCGTTGAAACAGGAACTcgataaaattgtttttcagtACAGGAATGCTTTACAAAAACTGGATGAGATGAGTTTATCGGCAAAGCACCCGACAAGCagttccgtcacttccggtaagGCTCCTACCGAGGTCAGCCACCAGCGGCTGATGCAAATGACGCGATCGGACGTGCAAGTCAGGATTATCAAGAACAGGACCTTGTTCAACATTGTAGAGCCCGCGGTCACCAATCAGTGCTTGAAAAAACTGTTCCATATATTGGAAAAACGGATAGAATATGACAAAGTGGCACTGTTTCACGATACCGAACTCCGCAAGTACTGTGATAATATTTCTGACGACGCTTACATGTCGGTGGTGATGAAGCAGTTTTCACAAGGATATAGCATCGTTCTACAGCTGCTGAGGGAAGTGTCTGAACTCGATGAGGCGACCTCAGAGGACGATGGGGGCATGGTCTCCAGTGACGACGATATCATGACCCCCATAACCCGTATGGATAGGTCAAGGACGTTCAATGGGTTCACGCACGTCCTTCCACACAAAGCAAACG GAGGCAGTACAGGTTATAAGCGCATGCGTGGAC GACTTCGTCCCTCCATCATTTCCGGTCCCTTTCCATGCAAACCGGAAACAGCGCCATCTAATGGACTCGTCAATGGACACGCTACAGTGGTTCCGTCCTCTCTGTCTTCCCTGACGTCAGTGTTTCTGACCAATGGCAGTCGACACAGCAATGGTTACTCGGACACGGTGGAAAAGTTAGAGCAGGAGGTCAACAATCTAAAAGTGGAGCTACAGAAAAGTCAAGAGGCAGTCAAAAAGCTGCAGGACAGAGAAAAACAGCTccaagaacg GCTGTCCACAGAGGCACACAGTCTTTTTAATGGAGGTTTGAATGGTCACTTTGAGGATCTCTCACTGGCCAGTCGACCGTCGGAACTCGTCCGTCAATATGGCGACTTGTACAGCAGGATCCGAATGGACGCGTTAGATGCCCTGGATAGAATTGGGCAACTTGATGATCTCTCGGTTCTCAAAGAGAAGATACTATTCTCTGTGGTAGTG CTATCCTTTCGGGGAGCCCAACAAGCGGTTCATGAACTCAGGGGCAAGGTGCGACATTTGCTCAACCTTCCGCATCCCGACGCCCATAGAAACCAGTTTGATCCGCTCTGTAATCACATGGAGATCCAAGTTGCGCAATACCTATGCAAGACAGCAGGAAACTTTGACGTTTCGCTGACAATTGAG GAAGTTTGTTCACAAATCTACGCAACCTTGTACGACTACCCAGTGCTGAAGGATTGCCAAGGACTGAGGTCGTACGTCGCAGCATGTGTTCAGGTCGCCTGGGGTCTGTCGGTCCAGAATCCACCGTTCCTCATCATGTACGATGCACGGCAGTTTCATCCTGATTTGCACGTCCGGTTTCACACGTCCGACCCAGAGTCGGTTgctattaaaaactttttgtggCCTGCTCTTACGGAAGGATACAACGGACCTTGCGTCTACAAAGGCGTTGTAATCACGTGA
- the LOC128179645 gene encoding uncharacterized protein LOC128179645, whose amino-acid sequence MATQRKLKYSVSDASRRMYKIETNGIYRKLENPLPSESQLRQQRFEERQRPLSQILASSSFRETLDRNAFSRGQSLSNLKKSRQRNSLNLPNSFSLDLEYDVNANAKTDRGEFSSSGNLSKASSSGNSAFAFVPEKDIISLSTRSELSRNSNPVLPSTSTSGLAFPSAKREEFHKSRKSSSSSSSSSSSSTSKAYSLRSQSSAKGEDHWDSKNARHEHSESSESENEESKSIRSRKLLEKRPSFKEVFPEKVNEEFLNKNKADPSKRQSSFSRLCSAEQDTNRIFDSDVNIQGTVKNVPYKTKPLLNTSKSSSTDSEDLEDSDYLKPTTQVFDSNEFFRPSSDFAFSGNIKRPETPSSGSEFSTKEGVHHIFDSSVICKVPAVQLRHMCEPAKVVDVPPKKFKLSSSPDSISQSSRSGSDQQLYSDSDIEREITLDRTVSIESVPPPLPLSEPPELSESGSSEHSSTDSDRDSLLELIVNSSKSEDLDENKDFHIPESTDKFDDLVLNSPKLQNVDVNGVVEVPLSTDTVGDLDASLPKFEEVDDNVTAEIERFNYLFSNSPKSKDIKVDFSSEIVPSNDNIEPKPNETGVTLTSSFPLDIDSCDDFGAQPPENCDIHANVTSKISFIPDKVYDLKASLPNKKDFEANVDDETPGSHISGDTDTNSSHSEDNDSQSPLSSEDVEGAGVSTPKAGELTLNMATGISPNVEDTIDWPGTTVTYYGPIYASNNTLILPNQSDQTNVDLVKLKDNHYDEDSSSSSSSSSSNKSTCRSEDHSKSEIDVENLDESKDTEKTTKDQSCGKKQNEKAEVIEVLESSFQSCSETTPRSSATDSHSLETSSQPLDIANPLPDVIDLDQSPSTNADVNEALETLDNIILEVSADTSTMESETKQHQGHLVVVAIDFGTTYSGYAFSFTREPSHVYMMRKWEGGDPGVVNEKTPTSILLTPDGQFHSFGYSARDNYHDLDPEQARSWMYFDKFKMILHTTPELSKDTLIKATNGKLYPALTVFGLALKYFKDHALQELSDQSGMKILNEDVRWVISVPAIWRASAKQFMRQAAYEAGLISHESPDQLLISLEPEAASIFCRKLKMYQLVPELNEEKTIRSPKFASEEAMDMNPACETLKEGSRYMVVDCGGGTVDITVHQVDKGEKLIELYRASGGPYGSVGIDIEFEHVLDKLFGKELMEHYRQKCPMGWVDLMVAFESKKRSANPDKSSSLNVSLPFSFIDYYKRHKFGSLEHAIKKFGDKEIQWSRLGMLRLSPEAMRRLFIPTMEKIKQAIGDVLNNRGTRDLQYLFLVGGFSESPILQQEIRREFGSLLKVIIPQGVGLSILKGSVQFGLDPTIVHVRKSRMTYGVGVLNKFKEDQHPAEKRMVAGDTEWCMDVFDKYVLTNQPVALGDVILRSYKPANQNQKKIQLSIYFTENPNTNFVTDAGVQKCGVLTLDLEESSQTKLSRREIQTRMIFGETEIRLSALDVCTGRRVHATIDFLRN is encoded by the exons ATGGCAACTCAACGGAAATTGAAATACAGCGTGTCCGATGCTAGTCGTCGTATGTACAAAATTGAAACAAACGGCATCTACCGAAAACTGGAGAATCCCTTGCCATCGGAGAGCCAGTTAAGACAACAAAGATTTGAGGAAAGACAACGGCCACTTAGTCAGATATTGGCCTCCAGTTCCTTCAGAGAAACTTTGGACAGGAACGCTTTTTCTAGAGGACAAAGTTTGAGCAATTTAAAAAAGTCGCGACAGAGAAATTCTTTGAACTTGCCTAATAGTTTTTCCTTGGATTTAGAATACGACGTGAATGCAAATGCAAAGACCGATCGCGGGGAATTTTCAAGTTCCGGAAATCTAAGTAAAGCATCCAGTTCCGGTAATTCCGCATTTGCGTTTGTTCCGGAAAAAGATATTATTTCTTTGTCCACTCGTTCAGAATTAAGCAGGAATTCCAATCCTGTGTTACCCTCTACAAGTACTTCCGGTCTCGCTTTTCCATCTGCAAAACGTGAGGAGTTTCACAAGTCCCGAAAGTCTTCATCATCGTCCTCTTCCTCATCTTCTTCTTCCACATCGAAGGCTTATTCGTTAAGATCACAATCAAGTGCTAAGGGAGAGGATCATTGGGACTCAAAGAATGCTAGGCATGAACATTCTGAGTCCAGTGAATCTGAAAACGAAGAGAGCAAATCAATCAGATCTCGTAAACTCTTGGAGAAGCGTCCTTCGTTTAAGGAAGTTTTTCCTGAAAAAGTGAATGAggaatttctaaataaaaacaaagctGACCCATCTAAAAGACAATCTTCTTTCTCTCGTTTGTGTTCTGCAGAGCAAGATACTAATCGTATTTTTGATTCTGATGTCAATATTCAAGGTACGGTCAAGAATGTTCCGTACAAAACTAAACCTCTGTTAAATACTAGTAAATCTTCGTCTACAGATTCAGAAGACTTGGAAGATTCAGACTATCTAAAACCCACGACTCAGGTATTCGATTCAAATGAATTCTTCCGACCTTCGAGTGACTTTGCATTTTCTGGGAATATAAAAAGACCAGAAACCCCGTCGTCGGGTTCTGAATTTTCCACCAAGGAAGGCGTTCATCATATTTTTGATTCTTCGGTTATATGCAAGGTTCCTGCAGTGCAGTTACGTCACATGTGTGAACCAGCCAAAGTAGTAGACGTACCAccaaagaaattcaaattatcttCATCTCCAGATAGTATTTCACAAAGTTCTCGAAGTGGCTCCGACCAGCAGTTGTACAGTGACAGTGATATAGAAAGAGAAATCACACTAGATAGGACTGTGTCTATAGAATCCGTACCCCCTCCATTACCCCTCAGTGAACCTCCTGAACTTTCCGAAAGCGGAAGCAGCGAGCACAGTTCCACAGATTCCGATCGTGACAGCTTACTGGAACTTATAGTTAACTCGTCAAAATCCGAAGATTTGGATGAAAATAAGGATTTTCACATTCCCGAATCTACAGACAAATTTGATGACCTTGTTCTGAATTCACCTAAATTACAAAATGTTGATGTGAATGGTGTGGTTGAGGTTCCTCTGAGCACAGACACTGTCGGTGATCTTGATGCGAGTTTGCCTAAGTTTGAAGAAGTTGACGATAACGTGACCGCTGAAATTGAAAGATTTAATTACCTTTTTTCAAACTCTCCTAAATCTAAAGACATCAAAGTAGATTTCTCCTCTGAGATAGTGCCATCTAATGATAACATTGAGCCAAAACCGAATGAGACTGGTGTGACTTTGACATCTAGTTTTCCTCTAGATATTGACAGCTGTGATGATTTCGGTGCTCAACCGCCAGAGAATTGCGATATTCATGCAAATGTGACTTCTAAGATTTCTTTCATTCCCGACAAGGTTTATGATTTAAAAGCAAGTTTGCCGAACAAAAAGGATTTTGAAGCAAATGTAGATGATGAAACTCCTGGTTCTCACATATCTGGTGATACTGATACGAATTCGTCACACTCTGAGGATAACGATTCTCAGTCCCCACTGAGTTCAGAAGACGTCGAAGGTGCTGGTGTGAGTACACCAAAAGCGGGAGAGTTAACTTTAAACATGGCGACTGGAATTTCTCCGAATGTAGAAGATACGATAGACTGGCCTGGTACAACGGTAACATATTACGGTCCAATCTACGCCAGCAATAACACACTCATTCTTCCAAACCAATCCGACCAAACCAACGTTGACCTAGTGAAATTGAAAG ACAATCACTACGACGAGGATTCTTCTAGCTCATCGAGTTCTTCTTCCTCGAACAAAAGTACATGTCGATCAGAGGATCATTCAAAATCTGAAATAGATGTAGAAAATCTCGATGAATCGAAAGACACCGAGAAGACAACGAAAGATCAGTCTTGTGGGAAGAAACAAAATGAGAAAGCAGAAGTTATTGAAGTCCTGGAATCGTCTTTCCAAAGTTGTTCAGAGACAACTCCACGGTCATCAGCGACAGATTCACACTCCTTAGAGACATCTTCACAACCTTTAGACATAGCCAATCCTCTTCCAGACGTCATAGACTTGGACCAATCGCCAAGCACCAACGCTGATGTAAACGAGGCTCTTGAAACTTTAGACAACATCATACTGGAAGTGTCTGCAGACACCTCTACAATGGAGTCCGAGACCAAGCAACATCAGGGCCACCTGGTGGTAGTTGCAATTGACTTTGGAACTACATACAGCGGCTACGCGTTCAGTTTTACCCGTGAACCATCTCACGTGTATATGATGAGGAAATGGGAGGGAGGGGATCCAGGGGTTGTCAATGAAAAGACTCCAACCAGCATTCTCCTGACACCTGATGGCCAGTTCCACTCATTTGGTTACAGTGCAAGGGATAACTACCACGACCTTGATCCTGAACAGGCGAGGTCATGGATGTACtttgataaattcaaaatgattcTTCACACCACTCCT gAATTAAGCAAGGATACATTGATCAAGGCCACTAATGGTAAACTCTATCCAGCACTGACTGTGTTTGGCCTGGCTCTGAAGTACTTCAAGGACCACGCCCTCCAGGAACTCAGCGACCAGTCAGGGATGAAGATACTGAACGAAGACGTCCGCTGGGTCATCAGTGTCCCCGCTATATGGAGGGCCTCAGCTAAACAGTTCATGAGACAAGCGGCCTATGAG GCTGGACTAATTTCTCACGAAAGTCCAGATCAACTTCTCATATCACTAGAACCCGAGGCAGCGTCCATTTTCTGCCGGAAGTTAAAAATGTACCAGCTTGTTCCGGAACTTAACGAAGAAAAGACTATTCGGTCGCCTAAGTTTGCTTCAGAAGAGGCAATGGATATGAATCCTGCTTGTGAGACATTAAAGGAAG GAAGCCGGTACATGGTGGTAGACTGCGGGGGAGGCACGGTAGACATCACGGTACATCAGGTGGACAAAGGCGAGAAGTTGATTGAGCTGTACCGGGCCTCGGGTGGACCCTATGGATCTGTGG GCATTGACATAGAGTTCGAACACGTCCTAGACAAGCTATTTGGTAAGGAACTGATGGAGCACTATCGACAGAAGTGCCCTATGGGCTGGGTGGACTTAATGGTGGCGTTTGAATCCAAGAAACGCTCCGCAAACCCTGACAAGTCCTCTTCACTCAATGTGTCTCTTCCTTTCTCCTTTATTGATTATTACAAAAGGCACAAG TTTGGAAGTTTAGAGCACGCCATAAAGAAATTTGGGGACAAAGAGATCCAATGGTCACGTTTGGGCATGCTCCGACTTTCACCGGAAGCAATGCGGCGATTGTTCATTCCTACGATGGAGAAAATTAAACAGGCCATAGGAGATGTCTTAAATAATAGAGGAACGAGAG ATCTACAGTACTTGTTCTTGGTCGGAGGTTTCTCTGAATCGCCGATTTTGCAACAAGAAATCAGGAGGGAATTTGGATcacttttaaaagttattattcCACAAGGAGTGGGACTCTCCATATTAAAAG GTTCTGTGCAGTTCGGATTAGATCCGACAATTGTTCATGTGCGAAAGTCTCGAATGACTTATGGCGTAGGTGTATTAAACAAATTCAAAGAAGATCAACATCCAGCAGAAAAGAGAATGGTTGCTGGCGACACAGAGTGGTGCATGGATGTTTTTGATAAATACGTTTTGACCAATCAGCCCGTAGCACTTGGTGACGTAATTCTGCGAAGTTACAAACCGgccaatcaaaatcaaaagaaaattcaacTCAGTATATATTTCACAGAAAATCCGAACACAAACTTTGTGACTGACGCGGGCGTCCAAAAGTGCGGCGTCCTTACTCTAGATCTTGAGGAGTCCTCTCAGACAAAGTTATCACGGCGGGAAATTCAAACTAGAATGATATTTGGTGAGACTGAGATTCGCCTTAGTGCCCTTGATGTGTGCACTGGTCGTCGTGTTCATGCCACTATTGACTTTCTTAGAAACtag